Proteins encoded in a region of the Paenibacillus sp. E222 genome:
- a CDS encoding ABC transporter permease, translated as MKHSISILLKSPKFMIGAVTFVGMLLLVTIYPLINRSDPLEMIAMAFQPPGDGLLLGSDNFGRDIFLELMYGIQTSIRVGLIAGVFATVIGLVMGLVSGYIGGMLDNFLTAITNIFIVIPSFIILILISVSIDSRSSLVTAIIIGITSWPWTARAVRAQTTSLRSRDHVHIAKISGHSTPRIIIHEILPYIASYVVMAFVLQTASGILSEASISMLGLGPYNTISLGILMNWALVFEAPVAGAWWAFIPAALAIAVITFSLYLMNTGMDEIFNPKIRS; from the coding sequence ATGAAGCATTCGATCTCTATTTTGCTGAAGTCACCCAAATTCATGATCGGTGCGGTGACTTTTGTCGGCATGCTGCTCTTGGTTACGATCTATCCGCTCATCAATCGCAGTGATCCGCTCGAGATGATTGCGATGGCGTTCCAGCCACCTGGTGATGGCCTGCTGCTAGGATCGGACAATTTTGGACGGGACATTTTCCTTGAATTGATGTATGGCATCCAGACATCCATACGTGTGGGGCTGATTGCAGGTGTGTTTGCGACCGTTATTGGTCTGGTTATGGGTCTGGTGTCTGGATATATCGGGGGAATGCTGGATAACTTTCTGACGGCAATTACCAATATTTTTATCGTTATTCCTTCATTCATTATTCTGATCTTGATCTCCGTCAGCATTGATTCACGCAGTTCCCTGGTGACGGCGATCATTATCGGGATAACCAGCTGGCCCTGGACGGCCCGGGCTGTGCGAGCCCAGACGACATCTCTGCGCAGCCGGGATCATGTGCACATTGCGAAAATTTCGGGACACAGTACGCCGCGTATCATTATCCATGAGATTTTGCCGTATATCGCGTCTTATGTGGTGATGGCTTTTGTGCTCCAGACGGCATCGGGCATTCTGTCCGAAGCTTCCATCTCCATGCTGGGCCTGGGGCCGTATAATACGATCTCGCTCGGCATTCTGATGAACTGGGCACTTGTGTTTGAAGCGCCAGTAGCAGGGGCGTGGTGGGCTTTCATTCCTGCGGCGCTGGCGATTGCGGTCATTACCTTCTCGCTTTATCTGATGAATACGGGCATGGACGAAATTTTCAATCCGAAAATAAGGAGCTAA